In Ignavibacteriales bacterium, the following are encoded in one genomic region:
- a CDS encoding ABC transporter permease: MKGLYKIILRKDLKVVLGNKMIWLPMLILPVIFAVIFPTVFFIIAQFPDSTNDLGGLASKLGIDTGQYNDSQLLLLFVFNYMMPTFFLLIPILSASVLAGSSFVGERENKTIETLLYSPIKVRDLFLAKIYGSFIPAYAVTLFSFILFSIVTMIGQGFYFAEWFFPNLKWAVLILWVSPAISIFAILIMIISSAKSKNFQEAQQKIALIILPVIALTIGQATGLFTLGTLVLIILGLVIFIVNYLLLTAAANSFVPEKLIK, from the coding sequence TTGAAGGGACTGTATAAAATAATCCTCCGCAAAGACCTTAAGGTAGTCCTCGGCAATAAGATGATATGGCTGCCGATGCTCATTCTTCCTGTTATATTTGCTGTGATATTTCCTACAGTCTTCTTTATTATAGCGCAATTCCCCGACAGCACAAACGACCTCGGAGGTCTTGCGTCGAAGCTCGGCATAGATACGGGGCAATATAATGACTCCCAGCTCCTGCTCCTGTTCGTTTTTAATTACATGATGCCGACGTTCTTCCTGCTCATTCCTATTCTCTCGGCAAGTGTACTGGCGGGAAGCAGTTTCGTCGGTGAGCGAGAGAATAAAACTATCGAGACACTGCTTTATTCTCCGATAAAAGTGCGCGACCTCTTCCTTGCAAAGATATACGGCTCGTTCATTCCTGCATACGCGGTAACTTTATTCTCGTTCATTTTGTTTTCAATAGTTACAATGATAGGACAGGGTTTTTACTTCGCGGAATGGTTCTTCCCGAATCTCAAATGGGCAGTGCTGATACTTTGGGTAAGCCCCGCGATATCAATATTCGCAATTCTAATAATGATAATTTCGTCAGCAAAGTCGAAAAATTTTCAGGAGGCACAGCAAAAAATTGCGCTCATAATCCTTCCCGTGATAGCGCTCACGATAGGACAGGCGACGGGATTATTCACGCTTGGGACTCTCGTGCTTATAATTCTCGGTTTGGTTATATTTATAGTAAATTATCTTTTATTGACCGCCGCGGCAAATAGCTTTGTCCCGGAAAAGTTAATTAAATAG
- a CDS encoding ABC transporter ATP-binding protein, whose amino-acid sequence MIAIQSQNVSKSFDGKTLVLDDINFEVPQGEVVGFLGPNGAGKTTTVRLLNGVLSPDKGKMFILGEEVDPEKPDIHRECGVMTDTAHCYEDLTGTENLVFFGQLYGMSKNEALDRANHAMKLFEIFDSKDRKLKEYSTGMKKRLSLARASIHNPKILFLDEPTSGLDPEAAKKVNLHIKEIASEEKVTVFLCTHQLKYAEEICTSYGFIDKGKILGFGTFDELLSKKDQSVILDIRGENIPPIYRSEFSDGRSSRIKIKTDTEANDIISSILQNGGKIYEAKQTGWDLEDLYFAYQKGDNN is encoded by the coding sequence TTGATTGCGATCCAATCACAAAACGTTTCCAAATCTTTCGATGGCAAAACCCTCGTCCTCGATGACATTAATTTCGAGGTACCGCAGGGCGAGGTCGTCGGTTTTCTCGGACCTAACGGCGCCGGTAAGACAACTACAGTCCGCCTGCTGAACGGTGTCCTCTCTCCCGATAAGGGAAAGATGTTCATACTCGGCGAAGAGGTAGACCCGGAAAAACCCGACATACACCGCGAATGCGGAGTTATGACCGATACCGCGCACTGCTACGAAGACCTCACAGGCACGGAAAATCTCGTCTTCTTCGGACAGCTGTACGGCATGTCAAAGAACGAAGCGCTCGACCGGGCAAACCACGCTATGAAACTTTTCGAGATCTTCGACTCCAAAGACCGGAAACTGAAAGAGTACAGCACCGGGATGAAGAAACGCCTCTCACTCGCGAGAGCTTCCATCCATAATCCGAAGATCCTGTTCCTGGATGAACCTACATCCGGGCTTGATCCCGAAGCCGCGAAGAAGGTTAACCTGCACATAAAAGAAATTGCATCCGAGGAAAAGGTAACCGTCTTCCTATGCACGCACCAGCTAAAATATGCCGAAGAGATATGCACATCATATGGATTTATCGATAAAGGAAAGATACTCGGTTTCGGCACGTTCGATGAACTGCTCAGCAAAAAAGACCAGTCGGTGATACTCGATATACGAGGCGAAAACATTCCTCCGATATACCGCTCTGAATTTTCCGACGGCAGATCTTCACGCATAAAAATAAAAACCGACACGGAAGCAAACGACATCATCTCCTCCATTCTGCAAAACGGCGGAAAGATATATGAAGCAAAACAGACCGGCTGGGACCTGGAAGACCTATATTTCGCTTACCAGAAGGGGGACAACAATTGA
- a CDS encoding acyl-CoA dehydrogenase family protein, whose protein sequence is MQDVSVYNGVDYYLLDDHLTDEEKAIRDTIRDFVNEEVLPIIEEYNQEMQFPAQLIPKMAELGVFGPTLPEEYGGMGVNNVAYGLIMQELERGDSGVRSFASVQSSLVMYPIYSFGSEEQRKKYLPKLARAEMIGCFGLTEPDYGSNPGGMITKAEKVDGGYLLNGAKMWITNGTIADVAVVWAKLDGKVRGFLVDKGTKGFTAPEMKGKLSLRASITSELVFEDCLIPEENILPESSGLKSPLSCLTQARFGIAWGTLGMAMECYHTALKYTLSRKQFSKPLAGYQITQEKLAYMLTEITKGQLLVWHLAKLKDDGKMRPQHVSMAKRNNCEIAKNIASMAREMLGANGILDEYPIMRHLNNIESVKTYEGTHEMHTLILGEDVTGLAAFDS, encoded by the coding sequence ATGCAGGACGTTTCAGTTTACAACGGAGTGGATTATTATCTGCTCGACGATCACTTAACAGACGAAGAAAAAGCAATAAGGGACACCATTCGTGACTTCGTCAATGAAGAGGTGCTTCCTATAATTGAAGAATATAACCAGGAGATGCAGTTCCCTGCCCAGCTCATTCCAAAGATGGCTGAGCTCGGTGTTTTCGGACCTACTCTCCCGGAAGAGTACGGCGGCATGGGCGTTAATAACGTCGCTTACGGATTAATAATGCAGGAGCTCGAGCGCGGCGACAGCGGTGTGCGAAGCTTTGCATCGGTGCAGTCATCGCTCGTTATGTATCCTATCTATTCTTTCGGAAGCGAAGAACAGAGAAAGAAATATCTTCCTAAACTCGCGCGCGCTGAAATGATCGGATGCTTCGGTCTTACCGAACCGGATTACGGTAGCAACCCCGGCGGTATGATCACCAAAGCGGAAAAAGTTGACGGCGGATACCTGCTAAACGGCGCGAAGATGTGGATCACTAACGGTACCATTGCTGACGTTGCCGTGGTATGGGCTAAGCTCGATGGAAAAGTCCGCGGCTTCCTCGTAGATAAAGGAACTAAGGGCTTCACCGCTCCCGAAATGAAAGGAAAACTTTCTCTCCGCGCATCGATAACGTCCGAACTCGTTTTTGAAGACTGCCTCATCCCTGAAGAGAACATTCTTCCCGAAAGCAGCGGACTTAAATCTCCGCTCTCATGCCTTACGCAGGCACGCTTTGGTATAGCGTGGGGTACGCTCGGCATGGCAATGGAATGCTATCACACTGCATTAAAATATACGCTCTCACGTAAACAATTTTCAAAACCGCTCGCAGGTTACCAGATCACACAGGAAAAACTCGCTTACATGCTGACGGAAATAACAAAAGGACAGCTCCTTGTTTGGCACTTAGCCAAGCTGAAAGACGATGGCAAGATGCGTCCCCAGCATGTATCCATGGCTAAGAGGAATAATTGCGAGATAGCAAAGAATATCGCCAGCATGGCTCGTGAGATGCTCGGCGCGAACGGGATACTCGACGAATACCCGATCATGCGTCACCTCAATAATATAGAGTCGGTAAAAACATACGAAGGTACTCACGAGATGCATACGCTTATACTCGGTGAAGACGTCACCGGTTTAGCGGCATTCGACTCATAA
- the hflX gene encoding GTPase HflX, translating to MQKELINTAQERERTVLVCFSVKGDPKHYHPEDSLDELKFLAETAGADVIKTFYQQREGFDSAFLIGKGKVQEIADYVDSHEVKLVIFENELGYSQLRNLEQKIKCKIIDKSNLILDIFAQNARTSQAKLQVELAQLEYLLPRLTRQWTHLSKQYGGIGTKGPGETQIETDRRMIRTRIASLKEKLRKIDTQAKTQSAERKNYFRISLVGYTNVGKSTLLNTLTNSEVYVENKLFATLDTSTKTLRLSDVKTHGETKFPKKVLISDTVGFIKNLPHGLIESFKSTLSEVVESDILLHVIDVSNPHYEEQIETVEDTLKQIGADKKPVIRVYNKVDSFHDPELFAHIKENYPRSVFISAEKGINVMAVIEMIKSILTSDNKLRTINIEPGDYKRLSEIYESAEVHDVKYHPDSIEIKLRTNKENFKRLAKQN from the coding sequence TTGCAGAAAGAACTTATAAATACGGCACAAGAAAGAGAGAGGACCGTACTGGTCTGCTTTTCGGTAAAAGGTGACCCAAAACACTATCATCCGGAGGATTCCCTCGATGAACTGAAATTTCTCGCGGAGACCGCCGGCGCTGACGTGATAAAAACATTTTACCAGCAAAGAGAAGGATTCGATTCTGCGTTCCTAATCGGTAAAGGTAAGGTGCAGGAGATCGCGGACTACGTCGATTCTCACGAGGTCAAGCTCGTCATTTTTGAAAACGAACTCGGCTATTCACAGCTCCGTAACCTCGAGCAGAAAATAAAGTGCAAGATCATCGATAAGTCTAATCTTATCCTCGACATCTTCGCGCAAAATGCCCGCACCTCGCAGGCGAAGCTCCAGGTCGAACTCGCGCAGCTGGAATATTTACTTCCGAGACTGACACGGCAATGGACTCACCTGTCAAAACAATACGGTGGTATTGGTACGAAAGGTCCCGGTGAAACTCAGATAGAGACTGACCGTCGAATGATCCGCACGCGCATAGCTTCATTAAAAGAAAAGCTACGCAAGATAGATACGCAGGCTAAAACACAATCCGCCGAGAGGAAAAATTATTTCCGCATCTCGCTCGTCGGTTATACTAACGTGGGTAAATCCACTTTACTGAATACGCTGACGAATTCCGAAGTCTACGTCGAGAATAAACTATTCGCGACGCTCGACACCTCGACCAAGACGCTCCGGCTCAGCGATGTAAAAACACATGGTGAAACGAAATTCCCAAAGAAGGTACTCATCTCCGACACGGTAGGGTTCATCAAAAATCTCCCGCACGGGCTGATAGAATCTTTTAAATCTACGCTGTCCGAAGTGGTGGAGTCCGACATACTGCTCCACGTTATTGACGTTTCCAATCCGCATTACGAAGAGCAGATAGAGACCGTAGAAGATACATTAAAACAGATCGGCGCCGATAAAAAGCCTGTCATAAGAGTTTACAATAAAGTGGATAGTTTCCACGATCCCGAACTTTTCGCTCACATAAAAGAGAACTATCCCCGCTCGGTATTTATCTCAGCGGAGAAAGGCATCAACGTGATGGCGGTTATCGAAATGATAAAGTCGATCCTCACTTCCGATAACAAGCTCCGTACAATAAACATAGAACCGGGCGACTACAAACGTCTGAGCGAGATCTATGAATCGGCTGAAGTGCACGACGTGAAGTATCATCCCGACAGCATCGAGATAAAGCTCCGTACCAACAAGGAAAATTTTAAAAGATTAGCTAAACAAAATTAA
- a CDS encoding DUF2089 domain-containing protein yields MSYKLLNKCPVCSSQLKVVKLSCDTCGTVVESDFSFSKFESLNDEQLKFAEIFLKNRGSIKDVEKEMGISYPTVRSKLDDVVRALGYTVESEPVSKDVDDILDKLEKGEIDADEALNKIKKK; encoded by the coding sequence ATGTCATATAAACTATTAAATAAATGCCCTGTTTGCAGTTCACAGCTAAAGGTAGTGAAATTGTCGTGTGATACGTGCGGGACTGTGGTGGAGAGCGATTTTTCATTCTCAAAATTCGAGTCGCTGAATGATGAGCAGTTAAAGTTCGCAGAGATATTTTTGAAGAACAGGGGAAGTATAAAGGACGTGGAGAAGGAGATGGGGATCTCATATCCTACGGTCAGGTCAAAACTGGACGACGTGGTAAGAGCTCTGGGTTACACTGTGGAGAGTGAGCCGGTAAGCAAGGACGTGGATGATATATTAGACAAGCTCGAGAAGGGCGAGATAGATGCCGATGAGGCTCTAAACAAGATCAAAAAGAAATAA
- a CDS encoding very short patch repair endonuclease: protein MKKEKSQKVSPKRSATMKAVKSQDSKIEKEIRKRLFGLGYRYRKNDKGLYGKPDISMKGRKVVIFIDSCFWHGCKKHCRMPNSNKQYWTKKIERNIQRDKEVNRYYRKIGWNVIRIWEHELKKIDILMNKLQKKINLKH, encoded by the coding sequence ATGAAGAAAGAAAAATCCCAAAAAGTCTCTCCTAAAAGAAGTGCTACCATGAAAGCCGTAAAGTCCCAAGATTCTAAAATAGAGAAAGAAATTAGAAAGCGATTATTTGGTTTAGGATATAGATATAGAAAAAATGATAAAGGGTTGTATGGAAAACCTGATATTTCTATGAAAGGGAGAAAAGTAGTAATTTTCATCGATTCATGTTTTTGGCATGGGTGCAAAAAACATTGTAGAATGCCAAATTCAAATAAGCAATATTGGACAAAAAAAATCGAAAGAAATATTCAAAGGGATAAGGAAGTAAACAGATACTACCGTAAAATTGGATGGAATGTCATTAGGATATGGGAGCATGAATTAAAGAAAATAGATATTCTAATGAATAAGTTACAGAAAAAAATAAATTTGAAACATTAA
- a CDS encoding DNA cytosine methyltransferase: MKTFVDLFCGIGGFRVALESKGLKCVFSSDIDEKAQDAYEQNFSEKPEGDITSIHEREIPTHDILCAGFPCQSFSISGDRKGLDDNRGRLFYEIVRIAQYHNPQILILENVKNILTVDNGNVIKIIRKKLDQIGYKLHVNILNSSHFGVPQRRERVYFVGLRRDILATYNAPKELNEKIYLENLLEPDVDEKMYIKRKDIHINKKDHDYSLKPIRIGIVNKGGQGERIYSAKGHSVTLSAYGGGVGARTGLYYVRDRVRKLTQNECKKLMGFSESHYVTEGTQGYQQLGNAVIPTMIQKVYESISFS; this comes from the coding sequence ATGAAGACCTTTGTCGATTTATTTTGTGGTATCGGCGGCTTTAGAGTTGCATTAGAGAGTAAGGGTCTTAAATGTGTTTTTTCATCAGACATAGATGAAAAGGCTCAAGATGCGTATGAACAAAATTTTTCAGAGAAACCCGAGGGGGATATAACCTCAATACATGAAAGAGAAATTCCGACTCATGATATTCTATGCGCTGGCTTTCCTTGTCAATCATTTAGCATTTCAGGCGATAGAAAAGGTTTAGATGATAATAGGGGTAGATTGTTTTACGAGATAGTTAGAATTGCACAATACCACAATCCACAAATTCTAATACTTGAAAATGTAAAAAATATTTTAACAGTAGATAACGGTAATGTAATTAAAATAATTAGGAAAAAACTTGATCAAATTGGATATAAATTACATGTAAACATTTTAAATTCTTCTCATTTTGGTGTTCCACAGAGGAGAGAGAGAGTATATTTTGTTGGGCTGAGAAGAGATATTTTAGCAACTTACAATGCTCCAAAGGAATTAAACGAAAAAATATATTTAGAAAATTTATTAGAACCGGATGTTGACGAAAAAATGTATATTAAAAGAAAGGACATTCATATTAATAAGAAAGATCATGATTATAGTTTAAAACCTATACGAATCGGCATAGTAAACAAAGGTGGTCAGGGCGAAAGAATATATAGTGCTAAAGGGCATTCAGTAACTTTATCAGCTTATGGTGGAGGAGTTGGTGCTAGAACTGGTTTATATTATGTAAGAGACAGGGTTAGAAAACTAACTCAAAATGAATGTAAAAAGTTAATGGGTTTTTCAGAAAGCCATTATGTTACCGAAGGGACTCAAGGTTATCAACAATTAGGAAACGCAGTTATCCCTACAATGATTCAAAAAGTTTATGAATCAATATCCTTTTCATGA
- a CDS encoding T9SS type A sorting domain-containing protein: MKKLLTLAVLMLFGFSPLYSQWSSDPNVNTKVSDPSGQQTLPKIAKTSDGGCYIVWFDHRASNYDVYLQKLNSAGVPQFAADGLLISSNSQNSSLVNYDMIADDSNNAIIVFTDIRSGEVNPFAYKISPSGTFLWGANGVTLTDSAGTFQPNPKVVQTSDGNYVIAWIWATNPQKIAMQMLNRGGVKQWGSGPIKLAGGAGETFTYPALVPSDAGSVIMMWSKYTGSFISPGNYRLFTQKFNSSGSPVWNGTQDTVYHLGNVNGFYVPNIYSDGNNGALYCWQDDRNSTNLQSSFVQHFNSAGVPQFPVNGSEGSTEGAMNKFSPNVAYSSSTNETFLFWKETNSLQSMQGIYGQKFNASGVRQWTDNGKVFLPIGGTEVVTGLSTSLDTNIFVYYNMNLGSSTNNITAFKTGPSGAMHWGGIITPASSSSGKGSLVGVVTGNGMSIVSWYDNRLDGGGIYAQNINQNGTFGVPTGVIGNNSNPDEFSLSQNYPNPFNPETVIGFALPQTSDILFTVYNSLGQKVYSLTQRGVSAGSHQLSWNGAGYPSGVYFYKLETNGFSETKKMLLVK; encoded by the coding sequence ATGAAAAAACTACTCACTCTTGCGGTGCTTATGCTTTTTGGCTTTTCACCGCTGTACTCACAGTGGTCTTCCGATCCCAATGTGAATACGAAAGTCTCTGACCCTTCCGGTCAGCAGACATTGCCAAAGATCGCAAAAACTTCAGATGGCGGATGTTACATCGTGTGGTTCGACCACCGCGCAAGCAACTATGACGTCTATCTCCAAAAACTCAATTCAGCCGGCGTTCCGCAGTTTGCTGCCGACGGCTTGCTTATTAGTTCAAATTCTCAAAATAGCTCCCTGGTTAATTATGATATGATAGCCGATGACAGCAATAACGCTATTATCGTCTTTACGGATATTCGTAGTGGAGAGGTAAATCCGTTCGCATACAAGATCAGCCCCTCCGGCACTTTCCTTTGGGGCGCAAACGGGGTTACTCTTACTGACTCAGCCGGAACTTTCCAGCCAAACCCAAAAGTCGTGCAGACCTCTGATGGAAATTATGTCATCGCGTGGATATGGGCTACTAATCCGCAAAAGATCGCCATGCAAATGCTGAACCGAGGCGGTGTAAAGCAATGGGGCTCCGGTCCTATTAAACTCGCCGGCGGAGCTGGTGAAACTTTCACTTATCCCGCGCTCGTTCCCTCCGACGCAGGAAGTGTGATAATGATGTGGTCTAAATATACAGGCTCTTTTATCAGCCCCGGCAATTACAGGCTGTTCACTCAGAAATTTAACTCATCGGGTTCTCCAGTATGGAATGGTACACAGGACACAGTATATCACCTCGGAAATGTGAACGGTTTCTACGTTCCGAATATTTACTCTGACGGAAATAACGGCGCGCTCTATTGCTGGCAGGACGATCGCAATAGTACCAATCTGCAAAGTTCTTTCGTACAGCATTTTAATTCAGCCGGCGTTCCGCAGTTTCCTGTAAACGGATCCGAAGGTTCTACCGAGGGCGCTATGAACAAGTTCTCGCCGAATGTTGCATATTCAAGCTCAACAAATGAAACTTTCCTATTCTGGAAAGAAACAAACTCTCTTCAGAGTATGCAGGGTATTTATGGGCAGAAATTCAACGCATCCGGCGTTCGCCAGTGGACCGATAACGGAAAAGTATTTCTTCCAATTGGAGGCACTGAAGTAGTAACAGGACTTAGCACGTCACTCGATACAAATATCTTTGTTTACTATAATATGAATCTTGGAAGCAGTACTAACAATATAACCGCGTTTAAAACCGGTCCCAGCGGAGCAATGCATTGGGGTGGAATTATAACGCCCGCAAGCTCATCCAGCGGTAAAGGCAGTCTCGTCGGTGTGGTTACCGGCAATGGCATGTCCATAGTCTCCTGGTATGACAACAGGCTCGATGGGGGAGGTATCTATGCCCAGAATATCAATCAAAACGGGACTTTCGGCGTTCCAACCGGAGTTATAGGTAATAACTCAAATCCGGACGAGTTCAGTCTTTCACAAAATTATCCGAACCCGTTCAATCCCGAAACTGTGATCGGGTTTGCTTTACCGCAAACGTCCGATATCCTTTTCACTGTATATAATTCTCTCGGACAGAAGGTATACTCCCTGACACAGAGAGGAGTATCAGCCGGCTCTCACCAGCTTAGCTGGAATGGCGCGGGTTATCCTTCGGGTGTATATTTTTATAAGCTTGAAACGAATGGTTTCTCGGAAACAAAAAAGATGTTGCTTGTTAAATAG